The Sabethes cyaneus chromosome 3, idSabCyanKW18_F2, whole genome shotgun sequence DNA window ACTAATTACAGGTTCGTTACAGCTGTAACTTAAGAAGAAATCAGGCAGGTGGACGGTATCGGAAATCAGATACTTGTCTGAGAAAGGTTTACGGGAGATCCCGTCTTCAACCACGACCGAAGCGCCAGGACGGCTTTGTTGGCAGGAACGAACACGAGAAGCGGGACGATTATATTGACAGGAACCATCAGGAAGTGCCATTTGGTTGGGTGGCTCAGGGACTCCCTCGCAGTAGCAGACAATGCGTCCTGGATATATACGGCAACATTATTGTTTAAGAGCTGATTTGTAAGTTTACTGAGAAAAGAAAGAACTTAGGATAGAACCTAAAgaaaattagttgggaaactacgcagatgatgtcgctaaagacgCATGAAATTCTAAAATAAACTCACAACACCTAGCGTCAGGCACTAGTGTATTGTTtgtagtccatatatactagcgccagaggcaAGCTGCTGTCAGTGAGCAAATCATTTAGTCAAGGAAAGAATCATTTAATTGGAAAACTATAGTAGTGGTGATGCTAGTATATTGGGAgattttaattcgaattttatCCACGAATTCtcaaaaaaattgttcttgCAGGATAGCTCTCTGTCGGCTGTATGCTCTATTTGCATTGTTCCGGTTGTTTCGGCGcactttcgttgtctttttatcatctttttgttgtctttattCGTATTTGTTATCTCTCTGTTGTACTTTGTTTTACCTATGGTTTAAAAGtaaatcccaagcaacaatgtgagttttattatactcttatggtggtcttcaagactaatttgggctttaaatgccaccataagagtgtaataaaacccagattgttacttgggatgtaatatttttcttgttttgataGCAAAGGAGGCcgtaaaaatggcaaagaagggtcgaaaagacaataaaaaagggcaaaacgatgaaaaaatacTCAATACTCAACACTCAACAGAAAGTTGCAATTTTTGAGCATTAACTAAATCCACCGAAATTCAAACATTAAAAGTTAAAGTCAGCCTGgttgtaaagggtgtcccacatcaaattgcaccacggaggAAACACTAGAAAATTACCCTttggatattttctcttgaaaatttgggtagaagtagtttagagtgtatcgTTTACACCAtagttttatcgcggtcagtttttcgaaaattgcaaaaaatggcgtcacccgaaaagcaacgttgcgaatttattttgcgcaagcacctggaaaatcctcaactattTCATCGGGACAtaggaaaacaactcggaatcatgCAGTTAATGGTGAGTCGTGTGTTCTGTTAGTGATCAGGATTACAAGCGTGGTGTCGAAGCGTTTTGGGGGGGATCCCAATGGTCAGGGATGTTGCGAAAAAGTTGAATCTcttcaagtctttcgttcagagagccaaagaccgggagggactgcatacatacaaagtgcagaagactCCAAATCGTgtcgaacggcaaaatacagtgggaaagtcacgggaccggaaactgtacaccccgatgctgacgaagcctcattgtcccatcatggatgatgagacttacgccaaggcggacttccggcagcttctggggctactgtacttcaccgcccagcacaagtttggtgTTCCAGAGGAGATAAGGAtgtagaaactttcaaagtttgccgagaaatacatgatttggcaagcgatctgctcatgtggcaaacggagtgcaccgttcgtggctaccgggactgtaaacgggcggATCTACCTCAAGAAGTGTCCACAGAAGCGTCTACTTCCTGtcttgaagcaacacgagggccctacgatcttctggccgaatCTAGCTTCGTggcactattcaaaggatgtcttgaagtggtacgaaaccaacggggttacttttgtaCCCAACaacatgaacccccccccccccaccgtACCCGAACTTAGGCTCATTgcaaaatactgggctattatgaagcaggcactacggaagcatcttAAGgatgtcaaatctgaggaagacatgaagaaaaagtgggatttcgtacagaagaagctgcagccaaatGTTGTACAGagccttatgagtggagttaagtgtAAGGTACAAGCATacagttatggtattgaagatgaataaactaaatatgccaaaaacttactaatGCTTTagattttattgtctgaaagttaaGTTTGAAAACGATCtatcaattaggtaattttctacagcgtttcttccgtggtgcaattttatGTCTAACACCCTTTAGAGCCAATCGACGAATGGGTTCATTGCTGACCGTAATTTGCGCGATGCGCGTTCAATCGAAGAAGGCGTTGATGGCGTTGTGGGCGTAGAGGACAATGTTTACATCTTTACGTCACTGTTCGAGAAGTGTAATTCCTATTAGGAGGCATAGGTCAGCATAGGGAGGTAAGTTATCATAATTTCTTCACGGTAGTGTACGGCAAATCCTTGAAACAAAGCTAAGTGTTTCTGTACGCGATCGATTAGCTTTATTCAATTATCGTAAAATGGATTCTATATTTCGCAGCATTGCAGAGGTATCCCGTCAATGCGATAGTCATACCCCATAGGCTGCTTTTTACGATGAAAACTGATTGCAGTGCATTCGAAAATGCTTAGCGTTATGTAATCGGGGCtgcaaatgcacaggtcggacgtgaagagtcCTTTCGTTTCGTTATTGGAAGAGAAAGCCCTACCATAAACGACAATCGCCTAATAGACCAGcggaaacaatatttagcagagaacccgacaacTTCGAGGCAGACTCGCTGACCGGCAGATGGATACGaggatacccaagtaacaatgggagttttattgtactcttatgacggttttcaagaccaattttggtcttaagtgCCATCATAAgactgtaataaaacccaaattgttacttgggtactaaAGCAGCGGGTATttgggcgactggagagcggcaaCCCAAGACCGACAaacgtggagacggctcctgaattcgtaacggattcgataagcggattgtcgccgaaaaagtaaagtaatgaAAGGCATTTACGACATTATCTCCCTTCCAGAAAAAGATGACAGCGTTAAACGTAAGCCTGGCTCCGGCCGCCCGACGGTGCTGTGCTACTGAAACTGAAGACCGAGAGCAGGGTGGTCTTATCGCTCCGCCTCTTGGCCCGAGAGATCGGAGCAATCGGCCAATCggtgaaaaagtaaaaaggcCGACCGTGTCTGAGCAGCAGGCAATCATAAAGAAAGAGCTGCTAAAGAtgctggtgaaaaacatttttccagCGAAGTGCTACGTCATGGTCATAATGGATGATCAGTCCCAGGAcctggcatcgtcgaaacaaataaatgaaactgactttctcttaccttcgcttcatacatgaagtgacttgcttcatttgttgaacacaacgttttaagcaagcttcagttgaagttggtggttgtttcaattgacgacggcagagtGTCAGGTACGATTTGTCGAGTCGACATTGactaggaaatgttactcaaattcaatttatttgcattcaaagttgctgaccttcttctgaatatttaagagaaaagtacaaatgaaaagttgaaaccgatagtcatggtgaagtgaaacccgtttcgctgacgatGACTGAAGCCAGTTGGAAACTGaaacggtgctgcttctgttgaaaccgaagcttcactgcttcattgttgagtgacgctatgcaattgaagttgacgttgtcgggccctgatgAGTCCTGCTAGACGCTAAATGGTTAGGACTGGCAGGGAACCGGGTACTTTTTTACGTCCTCCACTAAGAAGGTAAGGAGGTCCTTCTttggctgacaatcagcgagaagagaATGTTTATTCCATTGTTCATTCCCTTGGGGCTTGTGGTGAATGGGGAGATATACAGTACGAAGTGCTAGCCGGAAGTTGCCGCTTCCAACAAGAAATATCACGGTAAGAGGGGTGTGGTCTTATGTGGTCCCTGGAGGAGACGAACCGGTTGAAGATAAACGTTCTACGATcgatagaattttttttgacgaaCCTCATACGGAGGATCTAGTCCAATAATTTCGTGGCCGAAACCGAGAAGCAATTAATGGACAAGGTCACGAAAAATCTAAAGAACGTGCTGGCATCTATCCTTTCATCGGCAAAGGCTGAGGTTCCAAAATTAGTCCATTTGTTAACGCATACTGAAATCGATTGTTTCACCGATTTTGCGGTGTGTGATGAAGCATTATCGTGCAACAAAATTTGTTGTAGTCTTTTTTGATTACATTCTGCATGTAATCTGGTCGTTTTTTACCAAAAAGCACAATTAAAATTGATCATTTGTTGTTGGTAGCGTTTACTAGTAACGCCAGGTTTGAGCTGCTCATAGTAGATCGAACCCTTCTGCGACACAATGAATTGTATTTCGTTagattggaccttttgaaaagttacgcgggATTTGTATGCATAGTAAACAATGGTCGGTGATTCAGTTTACATATTTGATGTAGTTGTTTATCAATGTGCACTACCGATCTGGGCTATTTGGCCTTTAATCACTTTCAAACAAGTCTCGGATCTTCCGATTGGTCAAGTAATACTAGTCTTACATGATGATTAGGGTTATCTTTCAGTAAAATAAACTTCtcatagaatcaaaataagAGCCTCAAAGTCAACAAATGAATGCAATTTTGGGTAAGCAATACCAACGAAACTAAAGCATTTTTACGGGATCAGCAGAATACAGCTCTTTTGATTATTCTTATTTGCGTTCAGTTCTTTTCTGATGATCCCCTGCAAATTATTCATAATTCGTTTCAAAACGCGCTGCTGACAAAGGCTCTGTTGCATTTAATTCTGGGTAATTACCCTGCTGCAATAGTATGCATCGACCAACAACTGAGCAACTGTGCGCACCGGATAGCTATCGACTAAATGCTCTGAATCAGCTGCTCTTTGTTTATCAGATATTGTAAAATGGCACGTGTAACCATGTTTTCAGCGTCGATTCAGTATACTCCGTTAAAAAAAGGTTTTGGGAAAAACAACAGTTTTGTGATTAAAAATGACAACTGTaataatgataaaaatcatggCATGCTATGCTAATGAGAGGTGCATTTGAATTCATTGAGAATAAGAACACTTTCCCAGCAATTAGACACGACAATAAATTTCTTTCGCAGAACCATCACGAAAACACATCTGACTACTAAAATTGTGCTAATCACTCGTTATCTTTTATGCGTTTCGAGGCATTACAATCTTATCGCACGGCGGCGTTGGCAGCGGCAAAGCGGGTGTACTTTTATCGAACATTAATCATATCAGTATATTTTTCACCGTCACTGGTCGACGGCGGCAGTGCAGCGGCGATGAAACCGAATCGCGACATTCCCGGCTACGTGCAGGACGGCATCCGTAAGGTGGCCCGTATCCTGCAGTTCGGAAACCAGTTCACCGTAGACTACGATTTCCGCAGCGACAGTCATTACAGTTCGGCTGCCGTTTCCGCGCGCTACCAGATTACCCTGCGGGAGGAGCTTCGCGAATTGACACTGCTCTGCAAGGTGCCGCCACCGGATGCGGACGATACGCTGCTGGCGCTGTTCGAGCGAGAAGTGTTCCTCTACCAGCAGCTGTTGCCAACGTTTGCACAGTTTCAGCAGGAACGTGACATCGCGCCTGCTTCGGCGGAGTTTGTGTTTGCACCGGTTTGCTATTATGCCTACTGTGATACGCGAAAACGTGAGGGTATACTGATTATGGAGGATGCCGGTAGGCGGATGTTTGGCAACCGGAACAAGTACAAGCCGATTGACTACGATCATGGCCGGCTGGCGATGATTCAGCTCGGCCGGTTTCATGCCGTTTCGCTTGCTATGAGGGAACAACATCCGGAGATTTTCGAACGCTTCCAGCGGCTGGAGGATGTTACGGGTGATCGGGTGATGGCGTCCGACGGATTTAGGGAAACGATGGATCTTTCGTTTCGGCATGCGATTGGGACGCTGAGCGTGCACGAAACGGTGAAGAAGGAAAAGTTGAACAAGCTGAAGGATACGTTCGTGGAAGAGTTGAAAACAATTGCGGATAGTGAGCTGTCGGAACCGTTTTGCGTCATCTGTCATGGAGACTACAGTGCGAGTAATATTATGTACAGCTATAATGTAGGTTTTGGGAAATTTTGGATAGTGGTAATTGGTTTACAAGGTATTATTTACGTTCGCAGGGAGGATTTCCGCACAGATTGGTCATGCTGGACTGGCAGCTGGCGAAGTATGGTTCGCCGGCCTTGGACTTTCTACACTACATGTTTATCAGCACGGACGAATCGTTTCGAAGACTTCACTACGACAACATGCTACAGACCTACCAGAATGCACTACGCGACCATATGGAACGCCTTGGGGGAGACAACGCGACGGAACGGTTTCCGCTGACGACGCTGATGCGATTGATTCGATCACAGGCCAAGTATGCTGTGACGCTGGCAGTGTTGCACATACCGCTCATGATAACCTGTGCCGGTGAGGAAGAGGAGGAAGCCCCCGACGGAAAGGTTGCCAGGGAAAATGGAACCCGGGGCAGTGGATCGTACGATGCCGTGTATCAGGAACGGATGCACGGTTTATTGAAAGACATTTTCCGATTGGGCTATATGTAGA harbors:
- the LOC128744709 gene encoding uncharacterized protein LOC128744709, coding for MKPNRDIPGYVQDGIRKVARILQFGNQFTVDYDFRSDSHYSSAAVSARYQITLREELRELTLLCKVPPPDADDTLLALFEREVFLYQQLLPTFAQFQQERDIAPASAEFVFAPVCYYAYCDTRKREGILIMEDAGRRMFGNRNKYKPIDYDHGRLAMIQLGRFHAVSLAMREQHPEIFERFQRLEDVTGDRVMASDGFRETMDLSFRHAIGTLSVHETVKKEKLNKLKDTFVEELKTIADSELSEPFCVICHGDYSASNIMYSYNGGFPHRLVMLDWQLAKYGSPALDFLHYMFISTDESFRRLHYDNMLQTYQNALRDHMERLGGDNATERFPLTTLMRLIRSQAKYAVTLAVLHIPLMITCAGEEEEEAPDGKVARENGTRGSGSYDAVYQERMHGLLKDIFRLGYM